The following proteins are encoded in a genomic region of Natronorubrum halophilum:
- a CDS encoding DUF5778 family protein yields MADAIDDDLYQRTKTLLEPGDVELNGAIVHTDHDGSEDVRMMQATIDVGDIIAEHSGYDPKDCYVYSGNDDPDFSSNQHQGLTLEDEAFVWECQQLLRGGSFDIVIYYEASADHEAILQDVRELGYDVTGVRGE; encoded by the coding sequence ATGGCAGACGCGATCGACGACGACCTCTATCAGCGGACCAAGACGCTACTCGAGCCCGGCGACGTCGAACTCAACGGTGCGATCGTTCACACGGACCACGACGGCAGCGAAGACGTTCGGATGATGCAGGCGACGATCGACGTCGGCGACATCATCGCCGAGCACTCGGGGTACGACCCGAAAGACTGCTACGTCTATTCGGGCAACGACGACCCCGACTTCTCCTCGAACCAGCATCAGGGACTGACCCTCGAGGACGAGGCGTTCGTCTGGGAGTGCCAACAGCTGTTGCGCGGGGGTAGCTTCGATATCGTCATCTACTACGAGGCAAGCGCCGACCACGAGGCGATCCTCCAGGACGTTCGGGAACTGGGCTACGACGTGACCGGCGTTCGCGGCGAATAA
- a CDS encoding undecaprenyl diphosphate synthase family protein, giving the protein MGLYERYLALRIRRHGAESPDHVALVITERDLLERGAYETLTDFFAWAFEYASQVTVYVSVLDAAAVPALQRELETLEAPHEVAVRGPADRTRADAPIRIGIGLGGKHEFTSAVRTLAERVETRELEPDEIDDERVEEHLIFPSEPDLVIKTGAERLSDFMIWQSVYSELYFTDVNWRDFRKRDFLRAVREYCNRSRRFGR; this is encoded by the coding sequence GTGGGACTGTACGAACGGTACCTCGCTCTTCGAATTCGCCGCCACGGCGCCGAGAGCCCCGACCACGTCGCGCTCGTGATTACCGAGCGCGACCTGCTCGAGCGAGGGGCCTACGAAACGCTCACGGACTTCTTCGCGTGGGCGTTCGAGTACGCCTCGCAGGTCACCGTCTACGTCAGCGTCCTCGACGCCGCGGCGGTCCCTGCCTTGCAGCGCGAACTCGAGACGCTCGAGGCCCCTCACGAGGTGGCCGTTCGCGGGCCGGCGGATCGGACCCGCGCGGACGCCCCGATCCGGATCGGCATCGGTCTCGGGGGCAAACACGAGTTTACCAGCGCGGTCCGAACGCTCGCGGAACGCGTCGAAACGCGCGAACTCGAACCCGACGAGATCGACGACGAGCGGGTCGAAGAACACCTCATTTTTCCGTCCGAACCGGACCTCGTGATCAAGACCGGCGCAGAACGACTCTCCGATTTCATGATCTGGCAGTCGGTCTACTCGGAGCTCTACTTTACGGACGTTAACTGGCGTGATTTCCGGAAACGGGACTTCTTACGGGCGGTCAGGGAGTACTGCAACCGGTCGCGACGGTTCGGCCGATAG
- a CDS encoding winged helix-turn-helix domain-containing protein: MARLFPFRSEPAQNEGHPRVVDLEGEDADAVFGALSSTTARQIYARLEDEPGTPSDVADAIDSSIQNVRYHLENLEGAGLIEVVDTWYSSRGNEMSVYATTDGPLIVTSDESTASRLREALSRFVGGIGALAGGSLLVQYGLTRWAESAADSSAEGAGAPAAGADDRESTSGTDDSESTDVTTESGDAGGSADGDEAAGDFEAQDTTTSGNESDAADTGADGNAVDTPADEEVVTADWNESAGDVSDGGAEVAEVLFDTVPPGLIFFLGGLIVLLAVMCYWYWYRPSHYRTT; this comes from the coding sequence ATGGCCCGGTTGTTCCCGTTCCGTTCCGAACCAGCCCAGAACGAGGGCCACCCGCGCGTCGTCGATCTCGAGGGTGAGGACGCCGACGCGGTGTTCGGTGCCCTCTCCTCGACGACGGCCCGGCAGATCTACGCGCGACTCGAGGACGAACCCGGGACGCCGAGCGACGTCGCGGACGCGATCGACTCGTCGATACAGAACGTTCGGTACCACCTCGAAAACCTCGAGGGCGCCGGACTCATCGAGGTCGTCGACACGTGGTACTCCTCGCGGGGCAACGAGATGAGCGTCTACGCGACGACCGACGGCCCCCTGATCGTCACGAGCGACGAGTCGACGGCGAGCCGGTTGCGCGAAGCGCTCTCCCGATTCGTCGGCGGAATCGGCGCGCTTGCTGGCGGAAGCCTTCTGGTCCAGTACGGTCTCACGCGATGGGCCGAGTCGGCGGCGGATTCGTCGGCGGAGGGTGCGGGTGCGCCGGCCGCAGGAGCGGACGATCGGGAGTCTACGAGCGGGACGGACGATTCGGAGTCTACGGACGTTACAACCGAGTCTGGCGATGCAGGCGGCTCGGCCGACGGCGACGAAGCGGCCGGGGATTTCGAGGCTCAGGACACGACCACCAGCGGAAACGAGAGTGACGCTGCCGACACCGGTGCCGACGGGAACGCTGTCGACACGCCGGCCGACGAGGAAGTCGTGACCGCCGACTGGAACGAATCCGCCGGGGACGTAAGCGACGGCGGGGCCGAAGTCGCCGAGGTACTCTTCGATACCGTCCCGCCCGGCCTCATCTTCTTTCTCGGCGGGTTGATCGTATTGCTCGCGGTCATGTGCTACTGGTACTGGTATCGTCCGTCGCACTATCGGACAACCTGA
- the uppS gene encoding polyprenyl diphosphate synthase, translating into MKRWLRQRVDAAYEGVLSREISGAPTHVAVIQDGNRRYARRNGEAAHDGHRQGAQTTEHVLEWCQDIGVEELTLYTFSTENFDRSDEENEALFDLLCEKLRQFADAERVHDNEVQIRAIGEVEKLPQRVRDAVDYAERRTRDHGQFVLNIALAYGGRSQLLEAVHDVATDVQAGSLEPDEIDVETIEDRLYDQPVRDVDLIIRTGGDERTSNFLPWHANGNEAAVFFCTPYWPEFSKTDFLRGIRTYEHREESWRRTRARRAIALLGAISDPELVEAKSIVERFRDSLPTSEQPDPGDLDDESEQVDGIDSSGRAAD; encoded by the coding sequence ATGAAGCGGTGGCTCCGTCAGCGCGTCGATGCGGCCTACGAAGGGGTGCTCTCGAGAGAGATTTCGGGCGCGCCGACCCACGTTGCGGTGATCCAGGACGGGAACCGCCGATACGCCCGACGGAACGGAGAAGCCGCCCACGACGGACACCGCCAGGGTGCGCAGACGACCGAGCACGTCCTCGAGTGGTGTCAGGATATCGGCGTCGAGGAACTGACGCTGTACACGTTTTCGACGGAGAACTTCGATCGATCGGACGAGGAGAACGAAGCGCTGTTTGATCTCCTCTGTGAGAAGCTTCGACAGTTCGCCGACGCCGAGCGCGTCCACGACAACGAGGTGCAGATCCGGGCGATCGGCGAGGTCGAAAAGCTTCCCCAGCGCGTTCGCGACGCCGTCGACTACGCCGAACGACGTACTCGCGACCACGGCCAATTCGTCCTCAACATCGCCCTCGCGTACGGCGGTCGCTCGCAGTTGCTCGAGGCGGTCCACGACGTCGCCACCGACGTTCAGGCGGGGAGCCTCGAGCCCGACGAAATCGACGTCGAGACGATCGAGGACCGGCTGTACGATCAGCCGGTTCGCGACGTCGACCTGATCATCCGGACGGGCGGTGACGAGCGGACCTCGAACTTCCTGCCGTGGCACGCGAACGGAAACGAAGCCGCCGTCTTCTTCTGTACGCCCTACTGGCCGGAGTTCTCGAAAACGGACTTCCTTCGGGGCATTCGAACCTACGAACACCGCGAGGAATCGTGGCGACGGACCCGCGCTCGGCGGGCGATCGCCCTCCTCGGGGCGATCAGCGATCCCGAACTCGTCGAGGCCAAATCGATCGTCGAGCGGTTCCGCGACTCGCTTCCGACGTCCGAACAGCCCGACCCGGGGGACCTAGACGACGAAAGCGAACAGGTCGACGGGATCGACTCGAGCGGACGGGCCGCCGACTGA
- a CDS encoding DUF3311 domain-containing protein — MRRLERVGWITAAIVLSALAIPWMLWGDATVVAGLPLWLWWHIAWMGIASVVFWLFTRRAWGIGIETGSDAGDSSDAGGGPADRSSRSIGGGDQP, encoded by the coding sequence ATGCGCCGTCTGGAACGCGTGGGCTGGATCACGGCTGCGATCGTCCTCAGCGCGCTCGCGATTCCGTGGATGCTCTGGGGCGACGCGACGGTCGTCGCCGGCCTCCCGCTGTGGCTCTGGTGGCATATCGCCTGGATGGGGATCGCGTCGGTCGTCTTCTGGCTGTTCACCCGCAGAGCGTGGGGAATCGGCATCGAAACCGGCAGCGACGCCGGCGACTCGAGCGACGCGGGCGGCGGACCCGCAGATCGCTCGTCGCGGTCGATCGGCGGGGGTGATCAACCGTGA
- a CDS encoding DUF7344 domain-containing protein gives MSQPHLSIDVDRFTQRTGLAVETAYALLASSHTRLTLRALSRCEPPVTLDRLAAAVAQLDAELRRSAARILLVHVTLPKLEEYGVLEYELRSNGLQLEGPVVGLDEPLGAGPELRDPAEWIEPQDSVD, from the coding sequence ATGTCACAACCACACCTCTCCATCGACGTCGATCGGTTCACGCAGCGCACTGGCCTCGCGGTCGAGACCGCGTACGCACTGCTCGCGTCGTCGCACACACGGCTCACGCTACGCGCCCTCTCGAGGTGTGAGCCGCCCGTGACCCTCGACCGGCTAGCGGCGGCAGTTGCGCAGTTGGACGCCGAGTTGCGCCGGTCGGCGGCCCGTATCCTGCTCGTACACGTGACCCTTCCCAAACTCGAGGAGTACGGCGTCCTCGAGTACGAACTGCGTTCGAATGGCTTGCAGCTAGAAGGGCCCGTCGTCGGGCTCGACGAGCCCCTCGGAGCGGGTCCGGAGTTACGCGACCCGGCCGAGTGGATCGAGCCCCAGGATTCCGTCGACTAG
- a CDS encoding sodium:solute symporter family protein: MSVALQMGIIVGYLLLALAVGLVAYRLTDRTAEDFYLASRTLGTVVLLFTTFATLLSAFTFFAGPDIAYEQGPEWILVMGLMDGIIFAILWYVIGYKQWLLGRQYSYVTLGEMLGDRFASRRLRGLVAGISLLYLFPYVMLQQVGAGTALEALTEGAVPYAVGAGLITAFMILYVVVAGMRGIAWTDTLQGAFMLVTTWIALLWVLAAVGGPGAATSALERETAGHLALGGGLYTPQWMLSTAITIGFGVAMFPQVNQRFFAAGSKTVLKRSFVLWPILCVLLFVPSFMLGAWAAGLEVAIPEGENVLPVILAEYTPVWFAALVIAGAMAAMMSSSDSMLLSGSSYFTRDLYRPFVDRDLTERREDLLARIGVVVFATASFGASLINPATLFELGDAAFSGFAQLALPVLVALYWRRTTRAGITAGIVAGQLFYLSSLFLAVVPDTYAGWTAGIVGMGVSLVVTVGVSLVTTPAADERRAIYFEHTGSD, from the coding sequence GTGAGCGTCGCCCTGCAGATGGGAATCATCGTCGGGTATCTGTTGCTGGCGCTGGCTGTCGGTCTAGTCGCCTACCGGCTGACCGACCGCACGGCCGAGGACTTCTACCTCGCGAGTCGGACCCTCGGCACCGTCGTCCTGCTCTTTACGACCTTCGCGACGCTGCTGTCGGCGTTTACGTTCTTCGCCGGCCCGGACATCGCCTACGAGCAAGGCCCCGAGTGGATCCTCGTCATGGGATTGATGGACGGGATCATCTTCGCGATACTCTGGTACGTGATCGGCTACAAACAGTGGCTGCTCGGCCGGCAGTACAGCTACGTGACGCTCGGGGAGATGCTCGGCGACCGATTCGCCTCGAGACGCCTGCGCGGCCTCGTTGCGGGTATCAGCCTGCTGTATCTCTTTCCGTACGTCATGCTTCAGCAGGTCGGCGCGGGCACCGCGCTCGAGGCGCTTACCGAGGGTGCCGTACCGTACGCCGTCGGTGCCGGGCTGATCACCGCGTTCATGATCCTCTACGTCGTCGTCGCCGGGATGCGCGGCATCGCCTGGACCGACACCCTGCAGGGCGCGTTCATGCTCGTCACCACCTGGATCGCCCTGCTCTGGGTGCTCGCCGCCGTCGGCGGTCCCGGAGCCGCGACGTCGGCGCTCGAGCGCGAGACGGCCGGCCACCTCGCGCTCGGCGGCGGCCTGTACACCCCGCAGTGGATGCTCTCGACGGCGATCACGATCGGCTTCGGCGTCGCGATGTTCCCGCAGGTCAACCAGCGCTTTTTCGCCGCCGGATCGAAGACCGTTCTCAAACGGTCCTTCGTCCTCTGGCCGATCCTCTGCGTCCTGCTGTTCGTCCCCTCGTTCATGCTCGGCGCGTGGGCCGCCGGCCTCGAGGTGGCGATCCCCGAGGGCGAGAACGTCCTCCCCGTTATCCTCGCCGAGTACACGCCCGTCTGGTTCGCCGCGCTCGTCATCGCCGGCGCGATGGCCGCGATGATGTCCTCTTCGGATTCGATGCTGCTCTCGGGCTCGTCGTACTTCACCCGAGACCTCTACCGACCGTTCGTCGACCGCGATCTCACGGAGCGACGCGAGGACCTGCTCGCCCGGATCGGCGTCGTAGTCTTCGCGACCGCATCCTTCGGGGCGAGCCTGATCAATCCGGCGACGCTGTTCGAACTCGGCGACGCGGCGTTCAGCGGCTTCGCACAGCTCGCCTTGCCCGTACTCGTCGCCCTCTACTGGCGGCGGACGACTCGAGCCGGGATCACGGCCGGAATAGTCGCCGGTCAGCTGTTCTACCTCTCGAGTCTCTTTCTCGCCGTCGTTCCCGACACCTACGCCGGCTGGACGGCCGGTATCGTCGGCATGGGCGTCAGTCTCGTCGTCACCGTCGGCGTCTCGCTGGTCACGACGCCGGCAGCGGACGAACGGCGGGCAATCTACTTCGAGCACACGGGATCCGACTGA
- the dnaG gene encoding DNA primase DnaG gives MEDTSKYLIHANVTADGIVERSDVVGAIFGQTEGLLGDELDLRDLRQSQKVGRIDVEITSTGGQSHGHLTIATSLDKVETATLAASLETITRVGPCRADLEVTEIEDVRAAKRKEVVDRAKELLRTGFDDTVMSSEEILAEVRQHVRVEDITEYEGLPAGPRVTDSDAIIVVEGRSDVLTLLKYGVKNAIAVEGTNVPDAVAELTRHRTVTAFLDGDRGGDLIFEELSQVGDIDYVAFAPSGSSVEELDHHQLFAALRNKVPYDTVSGMNEPRDAVAATDGSSTPAPAPTETDADHGSPVASPPTIDEPSDSNAAAASPANAASDTGVTGGAADDDGSNGDSDAATGHRRTASNARTAIENTAESADEPAEPETVYGHATDVIRAGTDRVRFLDADNDTVDETDANDAADALKALETEPTTMILDGILSQQLLDLAADRGVERVIARSLGQFTKRPTAVRIHAIDDVAEEAPDRS, from the coding sequence ATGGAAGACACGTCGAAATATCTCATCCACGCGAACGTGACCGCCGACGGAATCGTCGAGCGGAGCGACGTCGTCGGCGCGATCTTCGGCCAGACCGAAGGGTTGCTCGGCGACGAACTCGATCTCCGCGATCTCCGCCAGTCACAGAAAGTCGGCCGCATCGACGTCGAAATAACCAGTACCGGCGGCCAGTCACACGGCCACCTCACTATCGCGACCAGCCTCGACAAGGTCGAAACCGCGACGCTTGCCGCCTCCCTCGAGACGATCACCCGAGTCGGTCCCTGCCGGGCCGACCTCGAGGTGACCGAGATCGAGGACGTGCGAGCGGCGAAGCGAAAGGAGGTCGTCGACCGCGCGAAGGAACTCCTCCGGACGGGGTTCGACGACACCGTCATGAGCTCCGAGGAGATCCTCGCGGAGGTGCGCCAACACGTCCGCGTCGAGGATATCACGGAGTACGAGGGGCTCCCTGCCGGTCCCCGCGTGACGGACAGCGACGCGATCATCGTCGTCGAGGGGCGCTCGGACGTGCTCACGCTGCTCAAGTACGGCGTCAAAAACGCCATCGCGGTGGAAGGGACCAACGTTCCCGATGCCGTTGCGGAGCTCACCCGCCACCGTACCGTCACCGCGTTTCTCGACGGCGACCGCGGCGGCGACCTCATCTTCGAGGAGCTTTCGCAGGTCGGCGACATCGATTACGTCGCCTTCGCCCCCTCCGGGAGTTCCGTCGAGGAACTCGATCACCACCAGCTGTTTGCAGCGCTGCGGAACAAGGTCCCCTACGACACCGTCTCGGGGATGAACGAGCCCAGGGACGCCGTCGCCGCGACCGACGGGAGTTCGACACCGGCACCAGCGCCGACCGAGACCGATGCCGATCACGGCTCCCCCGTCGCGTCGCCACCAACGATCGACGAGCCGTCCGACTCGAACGCCGCGGCGGCGAGTCCGGCGAACGCGGCTTCCGACACGGGTGTGACCGGTGGCGCTGCCGACGACGACGGCTCGAACGGCGACTCCGACGCCGCAACCGGACACCGGCGAACGGCGTCCAACGCACGGACCGCGATCGAGAACACCGCCGAGTCGGCGGACGAACCCGCCGAACCCGAAACGGTCTACGGTCACGCAACGGACGTCATTCGAGCGGGAACCGACCGGGTTCGATTCCTCGACGCCGACAACGATACCGTCGACGAGACCGACGCGAACGACGCGGCGGACGCCCTCAAAGCGCTCGAGACGGAGCCAACGACGATGATCCTCGACGGGATTTTGAGTCAACAACTGCTCGATCTGGCGGCCGACCGCGGTGTCGAACGGGTCATCGCGCGGTCGCTCGGGCAGTTCACCAAACGGCCGACCGCCGTCAGGATTCACGCGATCGACGACGTCGCAGAGGAAGCGCCCGACAGAAGCTGA
- a CDS encoding DUF92 domain-containing protein: MTTPVRRAGVFAILCTLALAVPLGGPWVGIVIAAAIVVGAFAVTDGPLFDLLAYPGDYEDGRLYGLITFALAAVALGIVAATTSMSVAVFVGTVLLIGYGNLAEQIARRRTDDDVLRSGAFCLVATGGAVVGQTLTHEFTDSIGPLESVASTFPAMIFLGASGALLAALLRDVLLSHDDPIVMLAVGLLCWLLAELEPTLTTAGIVAALAITIALGYASYALETASIAGMLTGILLGLLTIVLGGYGWFVVLISFFGIGGLSSKFRYEQKTELGVAEDNNGARGSGNVLGNAAVAIVAVLGYAASSATLFPGDPDPNLFLFAFTGSVATAMSDTLSSEIGSVFETPRLITTLEPVEPGTDGGVTWQGEIAGLAGAAVVGGISYALFPEVTAVGAAIIVAAGIVGMTVDSLLGATLEGNVLGNQGVNFLATLSGALICALLVLSFAMLG, encoded by the coding sequence GTGACAACACCCGTTCGGCGAGCAGGCGTGTTCGCGATCCTCTGTACGCTCGCACTCGCCGTCCCACTTGGTGGCCCCTGGGTCGGGATCGTCATCGCAGCCGCCATCGTTGTCGGCGCGTTCGCCGTGACCGACGGCCCGCTCTTCGATCTCCTCGCGTATCCCGGTGACTACGAGGACGGCCGTCTCTACGGGCTCATCACCTTCGCCCTCGCAGCCGTCGCGCTCGGCATCGTTGCGGCCACGACGTCGATGTCCGTCGCCGTCTTCGTCGGAACCGTCCTCCTCATCGGATACGGGAACCTTGCGGAACAGATCGCTCGCCGTCGGACGGACGACGACGTCCTCCGTTCGGGGGCCTTCTGTCTGGTCGCGACCGGCGGTGCCGTCGTCGGACAGACGCTCACACACGAGTTCACCGACAGCATCGGCCCCCTCGAGTCGGTCGCGTCGACATTCCCCGCGATGATCTTCCTCGGCGCGAGCGGCGCGTTGCTCGCCGCGTTACTCCGTGACGTCCTCCTTTCTCACGACGACCCGATCGTGATGCTCGCCGTTGGCCTGCTCTGCTGGCTGCTCGCCGAACTCGAGCCGACCCTCACCACGGCGGGAATCGTCGCGGCACTCGCGATTACCATCGCCCTCGGCTACGCCTCCTACGCGCTCGAGACGGCCTCGATCGCGGGGATGCTCACCGGAATCCTGCTCGGCCTGCTAACGATCGTTCTCGGCGGATACGGCTGGTTCGTCGTCCTCATCTCCTTTTTCGGGATCGGCGGCCTCTCGTCGAAATTTCGGTACGAACAGAAAACGGAACTCGGCGTCGCCGAGGACAACAACGGTGCTCGCGGCAGCGGCAACGTTCTGGGCAACGCCGCCGTCGCGATCGTCGCGGTACTGGGCTACGCGGCGAGTTCGGCGACGCTGTTTCCCGGTGATCCCGATCCGAACCTGTTTCTGTTCGCGTTTACCGGCTCCGTCGCGACCGCGATGAGCGACACCCTCTCGAGCGAGATCGGGAGCGTCTTCGAGACGCCGCGGCTGATCACCACCTTAGAGCCCGTCGAACCCGGCACCGACGGTGGCGTCACGTGGCAAGGCGAGATCGCCGGTCTCGCGGGCGCAGCCGTCGTTGGCGGCATCTCCTACGCGCTCTTTCCGGAGGTCACCGCCGTCGGTGCGGCGATCATCGTCGCCGCCGGTATCGTCGGCATGACCGTCGACAGCCTCCTCGGCGCGACGCTCGAGGGGAACGTCCTCGGCAACCAGGGCGTCAACTTCCTCGCGACGCTGTCCGGCGCATTGATCTGTGCGCTGCTCGTGCTTTCGTTCGCGATGCTCGGGTAG